A region of Thermodesulfobacteriota bacterium DNA encodes the following proteins:
- a CDS encoding type II toxin-antitoxin system RelE/ParE family toxin: protein MIRSFRCRDTEALFSGKTPRRFRAMERVAQRKLQYLADATDVRDLAAPPGNRLERLRGDREGQWSVRINDQWRLCFRWEADGAHDVEIVDYH from the coding sequence ATGATCCGGAGCTTTCGCTGCCGCGACACCGAGGCTCTCTTCAGCGGGAAGACTCCGAGGCGGTTTCGAGCGATGGAGCGCGTGGCACAGCGCAAGCTCCAGTACCTGGCCGACGCGACCGATGTTCGAGACCTCGCGGCCCCTCCCGGAAACCGCCTGGAAAGGCTCCGGGGCGACCGCGAAGGCCAATGGAGCGTGAGGATCAACGATCAGTGGCGCCTGTGCTTTCGATGGGAGGCCGACGGCGCACACGATGTCGAGATCGTTGACTACCATTAG
- a CDS encoding DUF433 domain-containing protein: protein MQQLILKGKVMARDYAERIVRDRAICGGEPVIKGTRVTLRTVLASLAEGDSSADIRSDFPTLTEEDIRAVIAFAAASAEEDLPVSEVPRVA, encoded by the coding sequence GTGCAACAACTCATCCTGAAAGGCAAGGTCATGGCAAGGGATTACGCAGAGAGGATCGTACGGGATCGCGCGATCTGCGGCGGCGAGCCGGTGATCAAGGGGACGCGGGTGACGCTGCGCACCGTTCTGGCGAGTCTCGCCGAGGGAGACTCCAGTGCTGACATCCGGTCCGACTTCCCGACGCTGACCGAAGAGGATATCCGAGCCGTCATCGCCTTTGCCGCGGCTTCCGCGGAAGAAGACCTCCCCGTCTCCGAAGTCCCCCGTGTTGCATGA
- a CDS encoding DUF5615 family PIN-like protein: MKIKLDENLPSTLVAVLQAAGHDVDTVPGEGIAGASDPQVWAAAQSAGRLLITQDLDFSDVSRFRPGTHHGLVLVRLNNPSRRALYRRILDALELEDSESWKRCFVVVTERKTRVRRP; the protein is encoded by the coding sequence ATGAAGATCAAGCTCGACGAGAATCTCCCGTCGACCCTCGTTGCGGTCCTCCAAGCCGCCGGGCACGACGTCGATACCGTGCCGGGAGAGGGTATCGCCGGCGCGTCCGACCCCCAAGTGTGGGCGGCGGCCCAGAGTGCCGGGCGTCTCCTCATCACCCAGGACCTCGATTTCTCCGACGTGAGCAGATTCAGACCGGGCACACACCATGGACTGGTCCTGGTGCGCCTGAACAACCCATCCCGCAGGGCTCTCTACCGCAGAATCCTCGATGCCCTTGAGCTGGAAGACTCGGAGAGCTGGAAGCGTTGTTTCGTGGTTGTCACGGAGCGCAAGACGCGGGTCCGGCGCCCGTAG